In Methanosarcina siciliae T4/M, one genomic interval encodes:
- a CDS encoding arylsulfatase, translated as MTEKKPNILVIWGDDIGISNLSCYSDGLMGYGTPNIDRIANEGIRFTDSYGEQSCTAGRASFITGQSAFRTGLSKVGMPGAKVGLQPEDPTIAELLKPLGYATGQFGKNHLGDRDEYLPTNHGFDEFFGNLYHLNAEEEPEKRDYPPEKDFPNFRKNYGPRGVIHSYADGRIEDTGPLTKKRMEEVDQEFLDAAIGFIKRQHEAEKPFFVWFNTTRMHFRTHIPDRIRGQSGRWQSAYHDAMIEHDRQIGVLLDLLDEIGIADDTIVIYSTDNGPHMNSWPDAAMTPFRNEKDSCWEGAFRVPELIRWPGKIPAGTVSNEIVSHIDWLPTVLAAAGETDIKEKLKKGHKAGDKTFKVHLDGYNLLPYLTGKEKKSPRNDFFYFSDDGDLMAIRYDNWKLVFLEQRATGTLLIWAEPFVPLRVPKIFNLRTDPYERADRTSNTYYDWMLDHAFLLVPAQGVVGDFLATFEEFPPRQKAASFTVDRVMEKLLQGIGST; from the coding sequence ATGACAGAAAAGAAACCGAATATACTGGTCATCTGGGGAGATGACATTGGCATTAGTAATCTCAGTTGCTACAGCGACGGCCTGATGGGCTACGGAACACCGAACATTGACAGGATAGCTAACGAAGGTATCAGGTTTACGGACTCTTACGGGGAGCAGAGCTGTACTGCCGGAAGAGCTTCGTTTATCACCGGGCAGAGTGCCTTCCGTACGGGACTGAGTAAAGTGGGCATGCCCGGAGCAAAGGTGGGACTTCAGCCTGAAGACCCTACAATTGCCGAACTGCTGAAACCGCTGGGTTATGCCACCGGTCAGTTTGGAAAGAACCATCTCGGGGACCGGGACGAATACCTGCCCACCAACCATGGTTTTGACGAGTTCTTTGGCAACCTTTATCATTTGAATGCTGAAGAAGAACCTGAAAAACGCGATTATCCACCTGAAAAAGACTTTCCTAATTTCCGGAAGAACTATGGCCCCAGGGGGGTAATCCATAGCTATGCCGACGGCCGCATCGAGGATACGGGCCCGTTGACAAAAAAACGGATGGAAGAAGTAGACCAGGAATTTCTGGATGCAGCCATCGGTTTTATCAAACGTCAGCATGAAGCGGAAAAGCCGTTCTTTGTCTGGTTCAATACCACAAGAATGCATTTCAGGACGCACATCCCGGACAGGATACGGGGACAGTCGGGGCGATGGCAATCCGCGTACCATGATGCCATGATCGAGCATGATCGGCAGATAGGCGTGCTTCTCGACCTGCTGGACGAAATAGGCATCGCTGACGATACCATTGTCATCTACAGCACGGACAACGGACCACATATGAACTCCTGGCCCGATGCAGCTATGACACCGTTCCGCAACGAGAAAGATTCCTGCTGGGAAGGAGCTTTCCGTGTTCCTGAGTTAATACGCTGGCCCGGTAAGATTCCGGCAGGTACAGTTTCTAACGAGATTGTGAGCCATATAGACTGGTTGCCTACTGTGCTTGCCGCAGCAGGAGAAACGGATATTAAAGAGAAGCTTAAAAAAGGCCACAAAGCAGGAGACAAAACTTTCAAGGTGCATCTTGACGGTTATAACCTGCTCCCTTACCTGACCGGGAAGGAAAAAAAATCTCCCAGGAATGATTTCTTTTACTTCTCTGACGACGGAGACCTTATGGCTATAAGGTACGACAACTGGAAACTGGTCTTTTTGGAGCAACGCGCCACCGGCACGCTCCTTATCTGGGCAGAACCTTTTGTCCCGCTGCGTGTACCGAAAATATTCAATCTGCGTACCGACCCGTATGAAAGAGCAGATCGGACATCCAATACTTACTACGACTGGATGCTCGACCATGCCTTCCTGCTGGTGCCTGCCCAGGGTGTAGTAGGAGACTTCCTGGCAACGTTTGAAGAGTTTCCTCCACGCCAGAAAGCAGCAAGCTTTACAGTGGACCGGGTAATGGAAAAGCTTTTGCAGGGAATCGGGAGCACTTGA
- a CDS encoding anaerobic sulfatase maturase, which translates to MTKSLPLRIHVLAKPTGAICNLACSYCFFLDKELLYPGSRFRMSDEVLENYVRQLIAAHSSPQVTVAWQGGEPTLMGINFYRRAIELQEKYKKPGMTFENTMQTNGTLLDDEWCRFFKENNFLIGISIDGPRELHDAYRVDKKGEGSFDRVMEGLRLLQKNGVEYNVLTTVNRANADYPLEVYRFLRDEAKTDWIQFIPVVERINEGGYTLYQKGDTVSDRSVHPEKFGTFLSRIFDEWVRNDVGKVFVQTFEASARRWLGLPSGMCVFEETCGMGLALEHNGDLYSCDHFVEPDYLLGNIMEKEIGELAASEKQYMFGQEKRAALPQVCRECEVLFACRGECPKNRFLTTSSGESGLNYLCEGWKAFFRHIDFPMQVLAGLIRRGYPAAEVMRVLALEEAFERAGRNDLCPCGSGLKFKRCHGQQKDRLKKKVRI; encoded by the coding sequence ATGACAAAATCGCTGCCCCTCCGAATCCATGTGCTGGCAAAGCCTACAGGGGCTATCTGCAACCTCGCCTGCTCCTACTGCTTCTTCCTGGACAAAGAGCTGCTCTATCCGGGCAGCAGGTTCCGTATGTCAGATGAAGTGCTGGAAAACTACGTCCGGCAGCTGATTGCAGCCCACAGTAGCCCGCAGGTGACCGTTGCCTGGCAGGGGGGGGAACCCACCCTGATGGGAATCAACTTTTACCGGCGTGCCATCGAACTGCAGGAAAAGTACAAAAAACCGGGCATGACGTTCGAAAATACGATGCAGACCAACGGCACGCTGCTGGACGACGAATGGTGCCGCTTCTTTAAGGAAAACAATTTTCTCATCGGGATCAGCATCGACGGCCCCCGGGAACTGCATGATGCCTACCGGGTGGACAAAAAAGGGGAGGGGAGCTTCGATAGGGTCATGGAAGGGCTGCGCCTCCTGCAAAAAAATGGCGTGGAATATAATGTCCTGACAACAGTAAACAGGGCTAATGCCGATTATCCGCTGGAGGTCTATCGTTTCCTGCGGGATGAAGCAAAGACCGACTGGATTCAGTTTATTCCGGTAGTAGAGCGAATCAATGAGGGGGGATATACCCTTTACCAGAAGGGAGACACGGTCTCGGACCGTTCGGTACATCCGGAAAAGTTCGGAACTTTCCTGAGCCGCATTTTCGACGAGTGGGTTAGAAATGATGTGGGGAAGGTCTTCGTGCAGACTTTTGAAGCTTCTGCACGCCGATGGCTGGGGCTGCCTTCAGGAATGTGCGTTTTTGAAGAAACATGCGGGATGGGGCTTGCCCTGGAACACAACGGAGACCTCTACTCCTGCGACCATTTTGTGGAGCCGGACTATCTGCTGGGAAATATTATGGAAAAAGAGATAGGCGAGCTTGCCGCTTCGGAAAAGCAGTACATGTTCGGACAGGAAAAAAGGGCCGCTCTCCCGCAGGTATGCCGGGAATGCGAGGTGCTCTTTGCCTGCAGGGGGGAATGCCCTAAAAACCGCTTCCTTACTACTTCTTCCGGGGAATCCGGCCTGAACTACCTCTGTGAGGGCTGGAAAGCTTTCTTCCGGCACATAGATTTCCCGATGCAGGTCCTTGCAGGCCTGATACGCAGGGGCTACCCGGCCGCAGAGGTGATGCGGGTCCTGGCTCTGGAAGAGGCTTTTGAAAGGGCAGGTCGAAACGATCTCTGTCCCTGCGGCAGCGGGCTCAAGTTCAAACGCTGTCACGGTCAGCAGAAAGATCGACTGAAAAAAAAAGTAAGAATTTAA
- a CDS encoding AI-2E family transporter, which translates to MASWLFLGIMLAASTVLSVIATVSSITVPLLIAVVIGIVFRPLVDILERRRVPRNIGTVLTMLFIFLGVAALFVILVKGFIDQGAEIVLQLEAGWASLQAWLLQFQVKEETLNSISTAFSNSLPALGQGIIGLFSSTFSSAIALLIGIYFSVFILFFILRDGPEIEVWLARQFNLKPGTGAAIVADVSRSIRLYFRGTAITAAITAIVVVIPLIILKVPLIGSILILYFFTSFIPYIGAFIGGAFAVIIAFGSGGPETALIIAVAVTISNGALQNAINTWALGTTLKIHPLVVFLVTIASGVVGGFLAMILAVPLTAVVIQTVHRLREEGVFAEK; encoded by the coding sequence GTGGCTAGCTGGCTCTTCCTTGGCATCATGCTCGCCGCCAGTACAGTCCTCAGCGTCATTGCAACAGTGAGCAGTATCACCGTCCCGTTGCTCATCGCAGTGGTGATAGGCATCGTCTTTCGGCCGCTAGTGGACATACTGGAGCGGCGGCGTGTTCCCCGAAATATCGGCACGGTACTGACCATGCTGTTTATATTTCTGGGTGTTGCCGCCCTGTTCGTTATCCTGGTAAAAGGTTTCATTGACCAGGGAGCCGAAATCGTCCTCCAGCTCGAAGCCGGATGGGCAAGCCTGCAGGCCTGGTTGCTGCAGTTCCAGGTCAAAGAGGAAACCCTCAATTCCATCAGCACCGCATTCTCGAATTCCCTGCCTGCACTGGGTCAGGGCATTATCGGGCTTTTCAGCAGCACATTTTCGAGTGCTATAGCGCTCCTGATCGGGATCTATTTCAGCGTTTTCATCCTTTTTTTCATCCTGCGGGACGGGCCCGAAATAGAGGTCTGGCTGGCACGGCAGTTCAACCTAAAACCCGGGACAGGTGCTGCTATCGTTGCCGACGTCAGCCGTTCCATACGCCTCTATTTCCGGGGAACTGCGATCACTGCGGCGATCACTGCGATCGTGGTGGTCATTCCCCTGATCATCCTCAAGGTGCCCCTTATAGGCTCGATTCTCATCCTGTACTTTTTTACTTCATTCATCCCCTACATAGGCGCCTTCATTGGCGGGGCTTTTGCCGTAATTATCGCCTTTGGTTCCGGGGGGCCGGAAACCGCACTGATTATTGCGGTGGCTGTGACCATATCCAACGGAGCGCTTCAGAATGCCATAAATACCTGGGCTCTGGGGACAACTCTTAAGATTCACCCGCTGGTTGTGTTCCTGGTTACGATCGCATCCGGTGTTGTCGGCGGATTCCTGGCCATGATACTGGCAGTGCCGCTGACTGCAGTTGTGATACAGACGGTGCACCGCTTACGCGAGGAAGGGGTTTTCGCGGAGAAGTAA
- a CDS encoding arylsulfatase, which yields MPLKEYKPGTAFPGVIGRTADQSESAWPEPRRAKEGAPNVLFIVLDDTGFGQLGCYGSPINTPNLDSLAEGGLVYNNMHTTALCSPTRTCILTGRNHHSNNMACITEGSTGYPGYNGYIPFENGFLSEMLLEHGYNTYAVGKWHLTPADQIASAGPYGRWPLGRGFERYYGFLGGETHQYYPELVYDNHPVSPPKTPEEGYTLNEDLADRAIQFIADSKQVAPNKPFFMYFCPGAMHAPHHVPKEWADKYKGKFEDGWEAYREKTFARQKELGIVPKDAKISRHDPDVKPWGECSPEEQKLYARMMEVFAGFLEHTDYHIGRLLQFLKDMGEFENTLIMVISDNGASSEGGPTGSVNENLFFNNVPESLEENLTRLDKLGGPETFNHYAWGWTWAGDTPFRRWKRETYRGGVSDPFIVHWPGGISARGEVRTQYAHAIDMVPTILECLGIEPLTVIKGVTQSPIEGVSFAHTLGNANAPSRHHTQYFEMMGHRSLYHDGWRAVCPWPGPSFTEAGKPFGEPISAEKLTELDATGWELYNVQKDWTENENVAAENRPKLIEMIATWYAEAGKYNVLPIDARGVLRLADERPQIAVDRTRYTYYPGTQAIPANAAVSVLNRPHSITADVEIPVGGAEGVLLAHGGIDAGYSFYMKGGKLHWVHNYVARALYHVESGEKVPEGRHKLRFEFEVTGEPDVASGKGAPGRAQLYIDGNLVGQAEVPVTTPLMLGLTSGVTCGSAPGAPVTPDYRPPFEFTGKIYSVTVDVSGKLIEDKEVGMRMVMARQ from the coding sequence ATGCCATTAAAAGAATACAAACCCGGAACCGCCTTCCCCGGAGTAATAGGCCGGACGGCAGACCAGTCCGAATCAGCCTGGCCTGAACCCCGGAGAGCTAAAGAAGGCGCTCCAAATGTCCTGTTTATTGTGCTGGACGACACCGGCTTCGGACAGCTCGGCTGTTACGGCTCACCCATTAATACACCCAATCTGGACAGCCTGGCAGAAGGAGGGCTTGTTTATAACAATATGCACACAACGGCCCTGTGTTCTCCCACCCGCACCTGTATCCTGACAGGGCGAAACCATCATTCGAACAACATGGCCTGCATCACCGAGGGTTCAACAGGCTATCCCGGCTACAACGGGTACATACCTTTTGAAAATGGGTTTCTGTCAGAGATGCTTCTGGAACACGGTTACAATACCTATGCCGTCGGCAAGTGGCATCTGACACCAGCAGACCAGATCGCGTCAGCAGGGCCCTATGGCCGCTGGCCTTTAGGAAGAGGGTTTGAGCGCTATTACGGCTTTTTAGGAGGCGAAACCCACCAGTATTATCCTGAGCTGGTTTACGACAACCATCCCGTAAGCCCTCCCAAAACTCCCGAGGAAGGCTATACCCTGAACGAGGACCTGGCAGACAGGGCTATCCAGTTCATTGCCGACTCCAAACAGGTCGCTCCCAACAAGCCTTTTTTCATGTACTTCTGCCCCGGAGCCATGCATGCTCCTCACCACGTTCCTAAGGAATGGGCGGACAAATACAAAGGCAAGTTCGAAGACGGCTGGGAGGCTTACCGGGAAAAAACATTTGCCCGACAGAAAGAGCTGGGGATCGTCCCAAAAGACGCAAAAATCTCCCGCCACGACCCGGATGTCAAGCCCTGGGGAGAATGTTCGCCTGAAGAGCAGAAGCTCTATGCCCGCATGATGGAGGTTTTTGCCGGTTTCCTTGAGCATACCGATTACCATATTGGAAGGCTGCTGCAGTTCCTGAAAGACATGGGAGAATTTGAAAACACCCTGATCATGGTGATTTCCGACAACGGTGCAAGTTCCGAAGGCGGGCCCACTGGCTCGGTCAACGAAAATTTGTTTTTCAACAACGTGCCCGAATCACTCGAAGAGAACCTTACCCGGCTTGATAAACTTGGAGGCCCGGAGACCTTCAACCACTATGCCTGGGGCTGGACATGGGCAGGAGATACTCCCTTCCGCCGCTGGAAACGAGAAACGTACCGCGGAGGCGTCAGCGATCCCTTTATTGTCCACTGGCCCGGAGGGATCAGTGCCAGAGGCGAGGTCCGCACACAGTACGCCCACGCTATCGATATGGTTCCTACGATCCTGGAATGCCTGGGGATTGAGCCTCTGACGGTTATCAAAGGTGTAACACAGTCGCCCATTGAAGGTGTAAGTTTTGCACATACCCTGGGAAATGCAAATGCCCCTTCCAGACACCACACCCAGTATTTCGAGATGATGGGGCACCGTTCCCTGTATCACGACGGCTGGCGTGCAGTGTGTCCCTGGCCGGGTCCTTCTTTCACTGAAGCAGGAAAACCCTTCGGCGAACCGATTTCGGCAGAAAAGTTAACCGAGCTGGATGCAACAGGCTGGGAACTTTACAATGTTCAGAAGGATTGGACAGAGAACGAGAATGTGGCTGCAGAAAACCGGCCGAAGTTGATCGAGATGATTGCCACCTGGTATGCAGAGGCAGGGAAATATAATGTGTTACCTATCGATGCCCGGGGAGTGCTGCGCCTTGCTGATGAGCGGCCGCAAATAGCAGTGGATCGAACGCGTTACACTTATTATCCCGGAACCCAGGCGATTCCAGCAAATGCAGCAGTTAGTGTGCTCAACCGCCCGCATAGCATCACAGCCGATGTGGAAATCCCTGTCGGAGGCGCTGAAGGGGTTCTGCTTGCCCATGGGGGTATTGACGCCGGATATTCGTTCTATATGAAAGGCGGAAAACTGCACTGGGTACACAACTACGTAGCAAGGGCTCTTTATCATGTCGAATCCGGTGAAAAGGTGCCTGAGGGTCGGCATAAACTCCGTTTCGAGTTCGAGGTGACCGGGGAGCCGGATGTTGCCAGCGGAAAAGGCGCACCTGGAAGGGCTCAGCTCTATATAGACGGGAACCTGGTCGGGCAGGCTGAGGTTCCGGTAACGACCCCACTTATGCTTGGACTAACGAGCGGGGTTACCTGCGGCTCGGCTCCCGGGGCTCCGGTCACACCCGACTACCGGCCTCCCTTTGAGTTTACGGGCAAAATCTACAGCGTGACCGTGGATGTGAGCGGCAAACTGATCGAGGATAAGGAAGTTGGGATGCGGATGGTCATGGCGCGGCAATAA
- a CDS encoding DUF1269 domain-containing protein, which yields MTGVGALSGAFWGMLFGLIFLVPIFGMVVGAAIGALSASFADVGISDDFIKSVRSKVTEGTSALFLLTSDAVQDKVVEATRGMKFELIASNLSKEEEDKLREVFAEEEEAAAPAH from the coding sequence ATGACCGGGGTAGGCGCGCTTAGTGGAGCTTTCTGGGGCATGCTATTCGGCCTGATCTTCCTGGTTCCGATCTTCGGGATGGTCGTCGGGGCAGCTATCGGTGCGCTGTCCGCCTCCTTTGCCGATGTGGGGATCAGTGATGATTTCATCAAGTCTGTCCGCAGTAAAGTTACCGAAGGCACCTCTGCCCTCTTTCTACTTACCAGCGATGCCGTGCAGGATAAGGTAGTCGAAGCTACAAGGGGAATGAAGTTCGAACTCATCGCTTCCAACCTGTCAAAGGAAGAAGAAGACAAACTACGCGAAGTATTCGCCGAAGAAGAAGAAGCAGCAGCTCCAGCACACTGA
- a CDS encoding mechanosensitive ion channel family protein, translated as MVEIEQVLPLGGILLRLAVILLLTMGAIIVSRLILKHLLWPMIKKTETKADDRILRLLESLLMLFIVLWGLKAIVKLFSESRFYAGLVDDFFFLLCWCIGVYFIFRLISIASNWYLSRVPLKDREEIDQRIIRTLQYIFFLVFGFLAIIVLLEHFGITGAAFTASLTALGIGGIIIGLAAQATLADIITGIVLLIDRPFRIGDRIRIEKLDTWGDVIEIGWRSTRILTRDNRLVVIPNSIIGVDLVTNYSIPGRMFRVETDVVVSYGPDIEYVRNLIIEAMKQETWIMHEQPIQALLLEFTGSGVRFKARCWIENYVETRVSEDRLNTAIYKALINANILMPSSDIIVHFADRDKELKISRQGKDTGDS; from the coding sequence ATGGTTGAGATTGAACAGGTGCTTCCCCTTGGTGGAATCCTCCTGAGACTTGCCGTTATTCTGTTGCTGACAATGGGAGCAATAATAGTAAGCCGGTTAATCCTGAAGCACCTTCTCTGGCCGATGATCAAAAAGACAGAAACAAAAGCTGATGACCGGATTCTCCGCCTTCTGGAAAGCCTTCTGATGCTTTTCATCGTGCTGTGGGGTCTGAAAGCCATAGTAAAGTTGTTCAGTGAATCCAGGTTCTATGCAGGACTCGTGGATGACTTCTTCTTCCTTCTCTGCTGGTGTATAGGAGTCTACTTTATTTTTCGCCTCATATCCATTGCTTCAAACTGGTATCTCTCCCGGGTGCCCCTGAAAGATAGGGAAGAGATCGACCAGCGAATTATCCGCACCCTACAATACATATTTTTTCTGGTTTTCGGTTTTCTGGCCATAATTGTGCTTCTTGAACATTTCGGGATCACAGGAGCCGCATTTACCGCGTCCCTTACTGCCCTGGGTATCGGAGGAATCATAATTGGTCTTGCAGCCCAGGCGACGCTTGCGGATATAATTACAGGGATCGTGCTGCTAATCGACCGCCCCTTCAGGATCGGAGACCGCATTCGTATAGAAAAACTCGATACCTGGGGAGATGTTATAGAAATCGGATGGCGGTCGACTCGCATCCTCACCAGGGATAACCGACTGGTAGTAATCCCAAACTCCATTATCGGGGTGGATCTTGTCACGAATTATTCCATACCCGGCAGGATGTTCCGTGTTGAGACCGATGTAGTTGTATCCTACGGTCCTGATATCGAGTATGTACGAAACCTGATTATTGAGGCTATGAAGCAGGAAACCTGGATCATGCACGAACAACCGATACAGGCTCTCTTACTCGAGTTTACCGGATCAGGAGTGAGGTTCAAAGCCAGGTGCTGGATCGAAAACTACGTGGAAACCAGAGTTTCAGAGGACAGGCTCAACACGGCAATATATAAAGCCCTGATAAACGCGAATATATTAATGCCTTCTTCCGACATCATTGTTCATTTTGCGGATCGGGATAAGGAGCTGAAAATTTCCAGGCAGGGCAAAGATACAGGTGATTCCTGA
- a CDS encoding DUF1269 domain-containing protein, translating to MAEVMYGPMQLLVIVFDNPDFHGQIRRELGSIMEKGIIRLIDLLFVWKDENGSIKYMEASQLDKEERMHFGAVVGGLLGFGAGGVEGAEIGMEEGAMAAAQENYGITEEDILEVTDAIPEGTAAAILIIEHLWAKELKQAIKDAGGVLVSQGMLTPELLALVGQELSEAVNFAEEEQKSQEATAAA from the coding sequence ATGGCAGAAGTAATGTATGGACCTATGCAGCTCTTAGTAATAGTATTTGATAATCCGGATTTCCACGGCCAGATCAGGCGTGAACTTGGGTCAATCATGGAAAAGGGAATTATCAGGCTCATTGACCTGCTGTTCGTGTGGAAAGACGAAAATGGAAGCATCAAGTATATGGAAGCTTCTCAGCTGGACAAAGAGGAGAGAATGCATTTCGGAGCCGTAGTAGGCGGACTCCTGGGCTTTGGAGCCGGAGGTGTGGAGGGAGCCGAGATAGGCATGGAAGAAGGAGCAATGGCAGCAGCCCAGGAAAACTACGGAATTACCGAAGAAGATATTCTGGAAGTAACCGATGCAATCCCGGAAGGCACCGCCGCTGCTATTCTTATCATCGAACATCTCTGGGCAAAAGAACTCAAGCAGGCGATCAAAGATGCGGGAGGAGTACTTGTTTCCCAGGGCATGCTCACCCCCGAGCTGCTGGCTTTAGTAGGACAGGAACTGTCAGAAGCAGTTAACTTCGCTGAAGAAGAACAAAAATCCCAAGAAGCAACTGCTGCAGCCTGA
- a CDS encoding DUF1269 domain-containing protein, which translates to MAEVMYGPMQMLVIAFEDPKFHGQIRRELESVMEKGIIRLIDLLFVWKDNDGNVTSLEATQLNEKERMRFGAVVGGLLGFGAGGVEGAKIGMEEGALAAAQENYGITEGDIMEVTDAIPEGTAAAILIIEHLWAKQLKQALRDSRGVLISQGMLTPGLLMLVGDELAEAVNFAEEEQKSHEAAAAV; encoded by the coding sequence ATGGCTGAAGTAATGTATGGACCTATGCAGATGTTAGTTATTGCATTCGAAGACCCGAAATTTCACGGCCAGATCCGCCGCGAACTTGAGTCAGTCATGGAAAAAGGGATTATCCGGCTCATTGACCTGCTGTTCGTATGGAAAGACAATGATGGAAATGTTACCTCTCTGGAAGCAACACAGCTGAACGAAAAAGAGAGAATGCGTTTCGGAGCCGTAGTAGGCGGACTCCTGGGCTTTGGAGCCGGAGGTGTGGAGGGAGCAAAGATAGGCATGGAAGAAGGAGCTCTGGCAGCAGCCCAGGAAAACTACGGAATTACCGAAGGAGATATTATGGAAGTAACCGATGCAATCCCGGAAGGCACCGCCGCTGCTATCCTCATCATCGAACACCTCTGGGCAAAACAACTAAAACAGGCGCTCCGGGATTCAAGAGGGGTACTTATCTCTCAGGGAATGCTCACCCCAGGACTGCTGATGTTAGTTGGAGATGAGCTGGCAGAAGCTGTTAACTTCGCTGAAGAAGAACAAAAATCTCACGAAGCAGCTGCTGCAGTCTGA
- a CDS encoding DUF1269 domain-containing protein: MGKEEKSKVYNIVALCFDGQKKAEEILKEVKSEGKLDNYEIVAQAVVEHDEKGKVHIHEPGRGVLGAAIGAVGGGVLALIGGPAGVLAWVVGGAVIGGVAGKYLGRPIKKGNLEELGNALKPDSSALLLLLENIYSERVINSMSSYNANVVTLTVGDELSGEIAAFAAGEVEKPPAQ; the protein is encoded by the coding sequence ATGGGAAAAGAAGAAAAATCAAAAGTCTATAACATTGTGGCGCTTTGCTTTGACGGACAGAAAAAAGCAGAAGAAATCCTCAAGGAAGTAAAGTCTGAAGGCAAACTGGACAATTATGAAATTGTCGCACAGGCAGTAGTCGAACATGACGAAAAAGGAAAGGTACACATCCACGAACCGGGAAGGGGAGTTCTCGGTGCGGCAATCGGAGCGGTTGGCGGCGGAGTTCTGGCTCTCATAGGGGGGCCCGCAGGCGTGCTGGCCTGGGTCGTAGGCGGAGCTGTGATCGGTGGCGTTGCCGGGAAATACCTCGGGCGCCCAATCAAGAAAGGTAACTTAGAAGAACTCGGGAATGCCCTGAAACCCGACAGTTCGGCTCTCCTGCTCTTGCTCGAAAACATTTACAGCGAAAGGGTCATCAACAGCATGAGCAGTTACAATGCCAATGTGGTGACGTTGACTGTGGGAGACGAGCTTTCAGGAGAGATTGCGGCCTTTGCAGCCGGGGAAGTTGAAAAGCCTCCGGCACAGTGA
- a CDS encoding AI-2E family transporter, giving the protein MGDINTNSNTGLTPAKILIYSTAAIFLTLGMKAISTVLVPVFFALFAFLIFAPLVRWLIRKGVPGTASVFMVILFFIFAFFGTAVLFVSSLIQLSDQIPDYQIQSQIILNSISAYLPKVGYSVDEVLQGLAAFAFNVSGEIITGALSAGSTIVLIVVTTTFLLLDAAGVPDRVQKEAGDQQTPLSKFAELSRTVINYMLLRTETNLLGGIGVAIIFLLGGIDFALLWGLLFFLFGYIPYLGFYMATIPPMLLGLFKYGLIGAVAVLAIATIINALVENVVFPSIAGKGLKLSPTIVFLSLFYWSFILGAAGALIAVPLTMVVKIVLESSEDTRLIAKLMESSGTRDQVEEKEDENGA; this is encoded by the coding sequence TTGGGGGATATAAATACTAATTCAAATACTGGTTTAACACCAGCCAAAATTTTAATTTACAGCACTGCAGCAATTTTCCTTACACTCGGTATGAAGGCGATTTCGACTGTACTTGTACCGGTTTTTTTCGCTCTCTTTGCCTTTCTAATCTTTGCCCCTCTGGTTCGCTGGCTCATCAGAAAAGGGGTTCCCGGGACAGCTAGCGTTTTTATGGTAATCCTTTTTTTCATTTTTGCTTTTTTTGGAACCGCTGTTCTGTTCGTAAGCTCTTTAATCCAGCTAAGTGACCAGATTCCGGACTATCAAATCCAGTCGCAGATTATTCTGAACAGTATTTCGGCATATTTGCCCAAAGTTGGATACTCCGTTGATGAGGTACTGCAAGGTCTTGCAGCATTTGCCTTCAATGTGTCCGGGGAAATTATTACAGGAGCTTTAAGTGCCGGCTCAACAATTGTGCTCATTGTTGTCACGACAACTTTTTTACTTCTGGATGCTGCAGGTGTACCAGATAGGGTGCAAAAAGAAGCTGGAGATCAACAAACCCCGCTTTCGAAGTTTGCCGAATTAAGCAGAACCGTCATAAATTACATGCTCCTGAGAACTGAAACCAACTTGCTTGGGGGCATTGGAGTTGCCATCATTTTCCTTCTCGGAGGTATAGATTTTGCTCTCCTCTGGGGTCTCCTGTTCTTCCTTTTCGGTTACATCCCTTATCTTGGCTTTTATATGGCCACTATTCCACCTATGCTCCTTGGCCTGTTCAAATACGGGCTTATAGGGGCAGTAGCTGTCCTTGCCATCGCCACTATTATCAATGCACTTGTGGAAAATGTCGTTTTCCCGTCTATTGCAGGAAAGGGTTTGAAATTATCTCCGACGATTGTATTCCTTTCTTTGTTTTACTGGTCCTTCATACTTGGAGCTGCAGGTGCGCTGATTGCCGTACCTCTCACAATGGTTGTAAAAATAGTTCTGGAAAGTTCCGAGGATACACGCTTGATAGCTAAACTGATGGAATCAAGTGGGACCAGAGATCAGGTGGAGGAAAAAGAAGACGAAAATGGAGCCTGA